Proteins from one Burkholderia oklahomensis C6786 genomic window:
- a CDS encoding YbaK/EbsC family protein, with protein MATSAPIDKLPDSARRVALLLRERGHAKDIVMLEETGKTSAEAAAGLGCSVAQIAKSILFRRRADGAPVLVVASGANRVDEKKVAAHVGEVGRADAKFVRDNTGYAIGGVCPIGHLVEPVMLIDRDLLELDNLWAAAGHPHAVFNLSPQELVSLTGAPVADVAERCDA; from the coding sequence ATGGCTACCTCCGCTCCCATCGACAAGCTTCCCGATTCCGCCCGCCGCGTCGCGTTGCTGCTGCGCGAGCGCGGCCATGCGAAGGACATCGTGATGCTCGAGGAAACCGGCAAGACATCGGCCGAAGCCGCCGCGGGTCTCGGCTGCTCGGTCGCACAGATCGCGAAGTCGATCCTGTTCCGCCGCCGCGCCGACGGCGCGCCTGTGCTCGTCGTCGCGAGCGGCGCGAATCGCGTCGACGAGAAGAAGGTCGCCGCGCACGTCGGCGAAGTCGGCCGCGCGGACGCGAAGTTCGTGCGCGACAACACCGGCTACGCGATCGGCGGCGTGTGCCCGATCGGCCATCTCGTCGAGCCCGTCATGCTGATCGATCGCGACCTGCTCGAACTCGACAACCTGTGGGCGGCGGCCGGCCACCCGCACGCGGTGTTCAATCTGTCTCCGCAGGAGCTGGTGTCGTTGACGGGCGCGCCGGTGGCCGACGTCGCGGAGCGCTGCGACGCATGA
- a CDS encoding hydroxymethylglutaryl-CoA lyase, with protein MTLPQSVKIVEVGPRDGLQNEQAFVPTDVKIELVNRLSRAGFRNIEAASFVSPKWVPQMADGADVMAGIERRAGTIYSALTPNLKGVENALAARADEVVIFGAASEAFSQRNINCSIAESIARFEPVARAAKDAGARLRASVSCALGCPYQGDVPIDAVVDVVKRLAALGCDEIDIADTIGVGTPGRTRAVLDAVAKAFPRERLSGHFHDTYGQALANIYAALLEGIGIFHASVAGLGGCPYAKGATGNVATEDVLYMMRGLNIDTGVDLGQVVAAGDFISTAIGRANVSRAGRALLAKQRAAAEPPACA; from the coding sequence ATGACGCTCCCCCAATCCGTGAAGATCGTCGAAGTCGGCCCGCGCGACGGGCTGCAGAACGAGCAGGCGTTCGTGCCGACCGACGTCAAGATCGAGCTCGTGAACCGGCTGTCCCGCGCCGGTTTCCGCAACATCGAGGCGGCGTCGTTCGTGTCGCCGAAATGGGTGCCGCAGATGGCCGACGGCGCCGACGTGATGGCCGGCATCGAGCGCCGCGCGGGCACGATCTACTCGGCGCTCACGCCGAACCTGAAGGGCGTCGAGAACGCGCTCGCCGCGCGCGCCGACGAAGTCGTGATCTTCGGCGCGGCGAGCGAAGCGTTCTCGCAGCGCAACATCAACTGCAGCATCGCGGAGAGCATCGCGCGCTTCGAGCCCGTCGCGCGCGCGGCGAAGGACGCGGGCGCGCGGCTGCGCGCGAGCGTGTCGTGCGCGCTCGGCTGCCCGTATCAGGGCGACGTGCCGATCGACGCCGTCGTCGACGTCGTGAAGCGCCTCGCCGCGCTCGGCTGCGACGAGATCGACATCGCCGACACGATCGGCGTCGGCACGCCGGGCCGCACGCGCGCGGTGCTCGACGCGGTCGCGAAGGCGTTTCCGCGCGAACGGCTGTCGGGCCACTTCCACGACACCTACGGGCAGGCGCTCGCGAACATCTACGCGGCGCTGCTCGAAGGCATCGGGATCTTCCACGCGTCGGTCGCGGGCCTCGGCGGCTGCCCGTACGCGAAGGGCGCGACCGGCAACGTCGCGACGGAGGACGTGCTGTACATGATGCGCGGCCTGAACATCGACACGGGCGTCGATCTCGGCCAGGTCGTCGCCGCCGGCGATTTCATCTCGACCGCGATCGGCCGCGCAAACGTGTCGCGCGCGGGCCGCGCGCTGCTCGCGAAGCAGCGCGCGGCCGCCGAACCGCCCGCCTGCGCGTGA
- a CDS encoding 2-hydroxyacid dehydrogenase produces the protein MRILLYTPHQDAQDWKRDVERALPGAQLRAWTPGDDAPADYALVWRAPRTFFAPRADLKAVFNLGAGVDAVLALERAHPGMLPRDVPLVRLEDAGMARQMVEYTTHAALRYLRRFDEYALLQRERRWRVLEPHPRETFVVGVLGLGALGAEVARALAALGLPVRGYSRAAKTLDGIATFAGAAQLDAFLDGVKLLVNLLPSTADTDGILNARAFSKLAHGAYLVNIARGAHLVEADLLDALSSGRIAAATLDVFATEPLPEDHPFWREPRIAITPHCSADTLRAEAVEQIAAKIGALERGEPIGGIVDRARGY, from the coding sequence ATGCGAATTCTGCTTTATACGCCGCATCAGGACGCGCAAGACTGGAAGCGCGACGTCGAGCGCGCGCTGCCCGGCGCGCAATTGCGCGCATGGACGCCCGGCGACGACGCGCCCGCCGATTACGCGCTCGTCTGGCGCGCGCCGCGCACGTTCTTCGCGCCGCGCGCGGATCTGAAGGCGGTGTTCAATCTCGGCGCGGGCGTCGACGCGGTGCTCGCGCTCGAACGCGCGCATCCGGGCATGCTGCCGCGCGACGTGCCGCTCGTGCGCCTCGAAGACGCCGGGATGGCGCGGCAGATGGTCGAATACACGACGCACGCGGCGCTGCGCTATCTGCGCCGCTTCGACGAATACGCGCTGTTGCAGCGCGAGCGCCGCTGGCGGGTGCTCGAGCCGCATCCGCGCGAGACGTTCGTCGTCGGCGTGCTGGGGCTCGGCGCGCTGGGCGCCGAAGTCGCGCGCGCGCTCGCGGCGCTCGGGCTGCCGGTGCGCGGCTACAGCCGCGCGGCGAAGACGCTCGACGGCATCGCGACGTTCGCGGGCGCCGCGCAGCTCGACGCGTTTCTCGACGGCGTGAAGCTGCTCGTGAACCTGCTGCCGAGCACGGCCGACACCGACGGCATCCTGAACGCGCGCGCGTTCTCGAAGCTCGCGCACGGCGCGTATCTCGTGAACATTGCGCGCGGCGCGCATCTCGTCGAAGCGGATTTGCTCGACGCGCTCTCGAGCGGCCGCATCGCCGCGGCGACGCTCGACGTGTTCGCGACCGAGCCGCTGCCCGAAGATCACCCGTTCTGGCGCGAGCCGCGGATCGCGATCACGCCGCACTGCTCGGCGGACACGCTGCGCGCCGAAGCGGTCGAGCAGATCGCCGCGAAGATCGGCGCGCTCGAGCGCGGCGAGCCGATCGGCGGCATCGTCGACCGCGCGCGCGGCTACTGA
- a CDS encoding DUF1289 domain-containing protein: MSGITETGGAAKVDGAPGAAAADTAATDAATRAAASETAVNAVAAGEATAASATNVPSPCTNVCRIDAKTGWCEGCRRTRDEIAGWRKFDDDAKRAVLARLAARRTACA; the protein is encoded by the coding sequence ATGAGCGGCATCACGGAGACCGGCGGCGCGGCGAAGGTCGACGGGGCGCCTGGCGCGGCAGCGGCCGATACCGCGGCAACGGATGCGGCAACGCGTGCGGCGGCGAGCGAGACGGCGGTGAACGCGGTGGCCGCGGGCGAGGCGACGGCGGCGTCGGCCACGAACGTGCCGTCGCCATGCACGAACGTCTGCAGGATCGACGCGAAGACCGGCTGGTGCGAAGGCTGCCGTCGCACGCGCGACGAGATCGCCGGCTGGCGCAAGTTCGACGACGACGCGAAGCGCGCGGTGCTCGCGCGGCTGGCCGCGCGGCGGACGGCCTGCGCGTGA